The sequence GAAGATTTCCGGTTGGTTCGGATGACGGAGTCTGCCAGCGCGCACTACACGACGCAGGGCTGGGCGCTGCAGGACGGCGTACATCGGTACCTGCTCCCCGACGGCACCGTGCGGCTCGACCCGTTTGAACGCGCACCGCTGCCCCTTTCGCAAACACCGGATGATTTCAGCGCCTGGCTTTCGACCGAGACGGAGGAAATGACGCTGGCAGACCTCCACGCCTACACAAACCGCCTGCGTAAGGATGGCTATAACGTCGCCCGGTTTCTAACCGACTATTACGGACGAATTGCCTTTCCTTTTGTCAGCGTCGTCATGGCCATCGTTGGCGTCGCCCTGAGCCTGCGGCAGATCGGGGCCCGCGGTCGAGGCATGGCCGTGGGCATCGGCCTCGCGCTCGTCATCGGATTTCTCTACTGGTCCACCCATTCGGTGGCTATTGCGCTGGGACACAGCGGTGCACTGACGCCAGTGCTGGCCGGCTGGCTGGCCAACCTGCTGTTCGTCTCGTTTGGATCGGCGCTGTTCCTCCAAGTCCGACAGTGATTGCCTTATTGACGAACAACATTGCGTCGTGTAACGGATAGGCCATGAACCAGCGGGTCGTCATCGCGGGGCTGGGCGTCTACTTAAAGCGGCCCCCTGCGACCAGCGATTTGCGCCATGCGCTGCGGGATGATCTGGGCCTGGATTCCATGCCCACGATCGAACTGCTTGATACAATAGAGGACGCCTGCGACCTGCAGATTCCCAACCAGAACCTCCCGCAGCGAGCACGAGCGTCTGATTGTGATAGCCTACGTGGGGCACCAGCTCGGAAAACGGGCTTCCGTTTCAGCCCCGGCTCCCGCGCCAGCCAAGACACCTGCTAAGCGCGTCGCGGCCAAAAAGACGAAAGGGTGACACCGACATGACTACCCGCCCCTCACCTCAGTCCGTCACGTTGAACGAATTGGCACGCGCGGTGAGCGCACAGGTGCATGGCAAAGCCGACACCGTCCTCACCGGCGTCTCCAGTCTGGAACTGGCCCAGCCGGGCGATCTGTCCTTTGTCGAGCACGACCGATTCGTCAAAGCCGCGTGCGCCTCACGGGCGGCGGCCTTCGTCGTTCCGCGTCCATTTGCAGACCTGTCCCGGCCTCAGCTGGTGGTGGCCAACCCCAAATATGCCCTCGCGCAACTCACCCAGCAGTTTTTCATGACGCCCTACAAGCCCAGCGGCATCGCGCAGCCTATCGCGCAAGGCGCCGACGTCCAGATCGGCCCCGACGTGTCCATCTGGCCGTTCGTGACGCTGGGAGACCGCGTGAAGATCGGCGCCCGCGTCACGCTCTACCCCGGGGTCTTCATTGGTGACGACTCGGTGCTCGGCGACGATTGCCTTCTCTACCCCAACGTCACCATCCGCGAGCGCTGCGAAATCGGTCGGCGCGTGGTCATCCACAGCGGCACCGTGATCGGCAGCGACGGATTCGGCTATGTACAGGAGCAGGGTCGCCATCACAAAATCCCACAGATCGGTACCGTCCTCATCGAAGACGACGTCGAACTCGGTGCCAACGTCGCTGTCGACCGGGCCGCCTTCGGCAAAACCGTGGTCAAGCGGGGCACAAAGGTGGACAACCTCGTGCAGATCGCGCACAACGTGACTGTGGGTGAACACAATATCCTGGTCGCACAGGTGGGTATCGCGGGCAGCACGATGCTGGGCTCTCACGTGATTGTGGGTGGACAGGCCGGCCTCGCTGACCACATCGAGGTGGGCGACCGGGTGCAGATTGCGGCACGATCAGGTGTCAATCGCAGCCTGGCCGGCAACCAGATCGTCTCCGGCACCCCGGCAATCCCACACGCGATCTCGATCAAGGCCCAAGCGGTCGTCTCGCGCTTGCCGGAATTGCGTCAACAGGTCCGCGACCTGCTGCACCGCGTGACAGAACTGGAATCGCGCGCCGCTAAGGGAAGTCCACGGGCAAGAAACAAAAGAACACTGTAGGCTCCGCTCCAGACACTGCCTGCGTCATACTGCTGACTGCCTACTTTCCTAACACCCGTCGCCAGCAAAACAGTTTGGCCCAAAAAAACCCCGCCCAGGGCATGAGGAACGCCGCTACGTTGGCGACGTGGCCTACCAGATAACTCCACAGGGACAGCGCCCCCAGCATGCCGGCGCCGACCGCATAGGCCAGCGGCACCCACGCACGCCCAGGATGATCCAGCACCATGCCGTCGGCTTTCACCTTGCGCGGTCCCTTCCGTTCAAAAATGCGCATTTTTGATGCCCAATACCAGGCATGCTCGCGTAACAGATATCGATGATAGGTGGTCTGCCCCCACCCCAAAATCATCCCCGCGACCAACAGGCCAGTCGTCTCGGCCAATGCCACCGCTTCATACGTCGCCGTGATGAATTGGTACACCAGCGTGGCGGCCGAAGACACGAGACAGATCAAGCCCAACACACTGGCCGGAAATAACATGTGCGTTTTGATGTATTCGTGCGCTTTTTCCTGTTCCGATCCCTGGCGCTGGGCTGTGACGAGTTTGGGCATACTACCGCTCGCAGTCCTGTTCCTCGTCCATGGTTAGGAGGGTCAGCCACAACCCGGCGAGGCACCAGTTCAAAGCCCAGGCCCGCAGATCAGTCAGCTCGCAACGCTGATGGTACACGAGGCGCCAGGAGTTTTCTGCCCGCGCGACATTACTATTGCCAATTAGACCGGGGTGGACCATGCCTCGATTATAGCCGAACCTGGCCGCTTTCCCCATCCAACGATCAATCCGACACTGCCGCGCACCCATCTTCCCGCCATGACCGTTACCACGACTGTCCACAAAAATTGTGGACGTGCTGTGGATGTTCCTGTGCGTCATCAGACCACCCACGTCGAGTGAGACCGGATTGCCTAAAAATTAGGCGGAGATTTCCGTGGCCTGTCAGCACGTTACGGCGATTGTGACCAATGACGGCCTCGCGCCTACCGGTGGGGCTGCCGGGGCAGCACAGATGAGCGACGCGCCAGCGCCTGCAGGAAAAAACCAGCTGAGATGGGAACTGGCACCCTCAATCATAAGGGTACGGGCGGGTTTGTCTGAATCAATCCAGATTCCGCTGCCAGAGCGCTTCGGCCCCCTTGGTGCGCCTGGTCACCCAGCGGGACAGGACAAACAGAGCATCACTCAGGCGATTGAGGTACGGCACGATCTGCGGGTCCACCGGCTCCTGACGCGCCAACCGGACGCAGACCCGTTCTGCCCGGCGACAGACGGTGCGCGCCTGATGCAGGAGAGCAGGAACACCACCGCCACCCGGCAAGAGAAATTCCTTCAACGGCGGCAATTCCTTCTGGCATGCATCCATGAGCTGCTCGAGCCGCGCCACATCCCGTTCCGTCACGCGCGGCATGTTCGCGAACTGCTGCCCGGGCGCGGTGGCCAGCATGCCACCGATGTCGAACAGCTTGCTTTGGACACGCGGCAACTCCGCAGCCAGACACGCGCGTACCCGTTTGTCCATACCACGGACGGCGGCAAAAGCCAGCGCCACTCCGAGGACCGCGTTTAATTCGTCCACGGTGCCGTAGGCCTCCACACGCAGAGTATCCTTCCACACGGATTGCCCCCCGGCAAGACGGGTTTGCCCCGCATCGCCCGTACGCGTGTAGACCTTCGTAATCCGCAGACTGCGCCGGCGTTTCATCGCAATGCCTTCTGGGACGCGGCGGTCCGCAGACGCGGACCGCCACGCACCCCGCTAATAAGTAAACTTCACCCCACCAAACACCGATCGGGTCGGCGTGCCGTAAAACAGCACTTCCTCGTAGTCCTGGTTAAACAGGTTTTCAATGCGCCCGAACGCTTGCCAGTGCGTCGCGAAATCGTACGATCCCGACAGATTGACCACACCGAACGATCCCTGACGCTCGGACGGCAGATTGTTCTTAGTATCGTTCCGCGCACCCACAAAGCGCCAATCCATGTTCAACTGGGCACCCACCACCGGCTGCCAGCTCAACCCCGCGCTGGCCATGTCCATTGGACGCCTCGGCAGACGGGTTTTATCGGTGAGATTGCGATCGACCGTCATCGTATACTGCATTTTGACCTGGAGATTCTCGCGTAGCGTGACCGTACCTGCCAGTTCCCATCCCTGCGTCCTGGCCTGATTGATGTTGATCGGACAGCCATAACTCGAGGAAGCCGGACACAGCGAGTGAGAGTTTTGAAACACGAGCAGATTACGGAAATGATTCCAGAAATAGGTCGCGCTCACCTGCGCCCGCCCGCCCCACAGCGTTTGATCCACACCGACATCGAAGCTCCGGCTTTTTTCTGGCTTTAAGTCCGGCTTCGAGGAATTTTCATAAAACAAATCATTCAGTGTCGGCGTGCGGAATCCCGTGCCATAGCTGCTGCGGAGCTTGGTGCCGGTTTCATGGAGCAGGAATCCGCCGGTGACGCGATAGGTGGTCGCATCGCCAAATGTATTGTAACGGTCCTGCCGCACGCCGCCGGTCAGGATCAGGCGGTTCTCTACGTTGAGCTGGGCCTGGGTGAACCCGGAATGGGTACTGAGCAGACGATTCGGCTGAGCCGAGCCGTAAAACCCGCTCGAATTGCCCTGCTCCTCGCGAAATTGATATCCGCCCGTCAGCAGCAGCGGCTTACCCACTTGAACATTGTGCTGCCACTCAAGCCGCTTGTTTCTGATATCAAGGTTGGACGGAGATTGGTACGGCGTGTCGACCACCCCCGTCCTCACATTTCTCTGAAGTGACCCACTGACCGAAGCCTGGAACTCCTGATTTTGCGCAACCGTCAGTTTTTGATCCCACCAGGACGTGATCCGCTGACTGTAGGCTCCGCTCACCATCAAAGCCCGGTTGGTGTTGTTGGCCCCAAATACGTCCGATGCAGGCGAGCTGTCCATGGCATTGTGTGCCGTCAGCCAGCGCATATTCAATTCCAGCCGTCCGTCATGCGGCAAGGCAACGCCGAGCTTGCCCGAACCCTGCCAGTTGCGATAGCCGTCCCGCTCGTACGCCCCCCGTTTATAATTGAGGGCCGAAATCCCGCCCGTCTGCCAGCGGGAGAGCGAGAGTGAGTAATCCACGCTACCCTCGGCGCCTGATGCCTGCACGCCTTCGCGCGTCGTGGCAAACGAGCCGTACTCGAAAAAGGCACTGCCTGCGGGCTTCCCGGTCCCACGCTTGGTCGTGATACTGATCACGCCGCCAACGGCATCGGCTCCGTAGAGCATGCCTTGCGCGCCACGCAGAATCTCAATGCGATCGATATTGTCCGTAGTGAGATGGGCAAAATCATAGGCGCCGTTGGTGGGGCTGTTGACGATCACGCCATCGATCGCCACCAGCGTGTGTTTTGTGTCAGCCCCGCGAATGCGCACGTTGGCGAGCCCCCCGGGACCGCCTTGCGAGAAGGCAAACACACCCTGCGCAAGCCGCAACGCCTCGATCACGGTTTTGATCCGCTTGCGCTGAATTTCCTCCCCGTCAATCACTTCGATCGCACTTGTCACCTGACTGGCTGGCAGCGCCGTCTTGGTCGCGCTGGTAACGACCTCCTGCACCTCGATCACAGACGTGTCTGCCTCTCTGGACAGTGACGTCTCCTCCGCCGACACAAGCGCAACATTGGCCGTCATTACGGCCGTTGTCACCAGACATACCCGTACAAACGAAAATCCATTCGACATCGCTCTGCTCCCCCTTGTGCACGAAGGGTTGCGTGGATCTGGTCCGACAGCCGGGTCTCCTGACTTGCGGATCGTCGCGTTCCCGCGCCTTCCCATCCTAGGTCGTTACGCATCAACCGTCAGTTGTCAGTCGCAAGAACCTTCTTGCGCTTGACGTTTCACGATTGGCGTGTAACGCCTGTCGAACAGTGGCATCCTGCGGGATTACTCCCCGCTTACAGTGGCGGCACCGTGATGGCTTTGCACCATCTTCCCCGTTCTATGGACCGAATATCCCGAACACTCCTCCTGATAAATGTTAGCCGTGCCCCGTCTTACTTAAACAGAACGGCTGGACACGTGTCCGCTCTGCAACTTTCGTTAGCGTGCGCCAGATACCGCTTGTCCCGGCAGCGTGACCCGCGGCACACCCGACACCGGATGGGCATCCACTAGCACCGGGCAGCCATACACCGAGGTAATCAAATCGGACCGAAGGACCTCCGCCGGCGTGCCGATGCGTGCGACCGATCCCCGATCCAGCAGCAACAAACGATCGCAATATTGACTCGCCAGGTTCAGATCGTGCGATGCCCAGACTACCGTCAGTCCCCGGTCGTCGTGCAGACGGCGCAGCGCTTGGCAAATTTCAACCTGATGCGACAAGTCCAGAAATGCCGTTGGCTCATCGAGCAGCAATATCGCCGGCGCCTGCGCCAGCGCCCGGGCAATCAAGGCCCGCTGCCGTTCCCCTCCGGACACGTCATCAATTGAGCGCCCGGCCAGATGCATAACGTCCATGATCTCCATGGCGGCTTCCGCCTGACACAAGTCTTCGCGCGTCTCCCAGCCGAACCCGAGCCAGCCGCCACGTGCGCGGTGGTGCGGAAACCGCCCCATCAGCACGACCTCCGCGATCGTGAATGGAAACCACGCCGGCTGTTGCTGCGGCACGAATGCCACCGCGCGCGCCAGTTCGTCCGGCGGCAGGTGCGCAAGCGGACGATCATATATGTGGACCCCGCCGTCCTGTGGCATCAGCAGGCCTGCCAGCAGCTTGAGCACCGTGGATTTGCCCGATCCGTTAGGACCGAGGAGGCCGACGATTTCTCCCTGTGCAATCTCGCACCTCATGTCCGTGACAGCCGGATGGTTGGAGGCATCGGAGCCGTAGGCAAACCTCAGGTCCGAGATCCGATAGGCCGGAACCCGCTCAACCGTCATCGCACTCATGCCAGGCCGCCTTTCCTGGTCATCAGCAGATAGAGGAAAACCGGCGCCCCGATCAGCGCCGTCACTATTCCCACCGGAAGCTCTGCGGGCAACAGGATCACGCGGGCCACCGTATCGGCCACCACCAGCAACGCGCCACCGACCAGCCCCGCAGCTGGCAGCAGGAGCCGGTGATCGGCACCCACCACCATCCGGACGGCGTGTGGCACAACCATGCCGACGAAACCAATCAGTCCGCTGACCGACACCACCACGCCGACCAGGAGCGCCGTCACGACGAAGACCTGCCGCTTGACCCGCTCAACGTCCACGCCCATGGAGCGCGCTGACTCTTCACCCGTCGTCAACAGATTGAGCGCGTGGGCGTGGCGAAACAGCAGCCCCAGCCCGAGCGCCAGACACAGTGCCAGCCACCCCATCGTTGCATAATCCGGCGCCGAGAGCGTACCCATGAGCCAGGCGATGATCTGAAACGCCCGCGCAGGGTCCACCAGCGACGTGACGAACATGATGAGGGCCGAGCAGAGCGCGCTGACGATCACCCCGCCCAACAACAGCGTATGTACGGCCAGCGGCCCGCAGGAGACAGCGAGGCGGTAGAGCACCAGCAGCACCAGCAATCCTCCGCCAAAGGCGCAGACCGGGACCACCGCAGGGACCAAATGCAATACGACGGCGATCGCTGCGCCGACGGACGCCCCGCTCGAGATGCCGAGCACGTAGGGATCGGCCAGAGGATTTCGCAGGAGGGCCTGCAAGCCGACACCGACGGCCGCCAAGCAGCCGCCCACGAGAAAACCCAGCAGAATGCGCGGCAGCCGGATGTGCACGACAATAAGTTGCGCTGTTGCCGCGCCATCTGGGGCGGCCTCCTGGCGTACCAGCCGCATCACCATCGCCATCAGATCAGCCAGGCCGATGCGCTCGAGGCCGATCTGTAGGCAGATCAACAGCGTTACCAGGCTGACACCGGTCAGCGCCGCGATCGTGGACAGCCATCGCCCACGCGTCAACGTGGCCGGCAGCAGGCGCGATGCGGTTCGTGCGTCCGCCATGGTCGTGGCCACCAACGTCATTTATCGAACGCCTCGGGATGCAGCTGGCGGGCCAGCGCATCCAATCCTTCGACCACGCGCGGCCCGGGCCGGTCCAGCAGCACGCTGGGCACCTGCACGAACCGGTCGCGCTTGACCGCTGTCACCGTCGTCCATTGCCGCCAGCGCCGCTGTTCCTCCTCGGGCACGCTTTCGCCGACCCCCGCTGGAAACACGATGATTTCGGGGTCCTGCCTGAGCACTTCCTCAAGACTCAGCCGCGGATAGGCGACCGGTGAAGCCTGCGCGACATTGATCCCGCCGGCTAAGCCGATCAACTGATGGATAAAACTGCCCGTCCCCACCGTCACGAAGGGATCACCGTTGAGCACGTAGAGCACGCGTGGATGCGGACGCGATTTTGTCTTCATCGTGATGTCGGCCACCTGCTGCCGCATGCCGCCCACCACAGCATCGGCTGCGGATTGGCGGTTGAGCATGCGGCCCAGCATCTGAATGTGCCGGTACACATCTTCCACCACTGCTGCGTCCACGAACACGACCGTGGGAATTTTGAGCTGCTCCAACTTGGCCAGCGTGTCGGGACGGATGAAGTCCTTGGACGTCACCACTAGGTCAGGCTTCAACGCCACGAGGGATTCGATGTTGGGCGTGCCCGCACTGACCTTCGGCAACGCCTCCGCCTCCGGCGGGTAATCGCAAAACTTTGTCACGCCCACAACCTGCCCGCCAGCGCCCATCGCAAAAAGCATTTCCGTCACGCTGGGCGCCAGCGACACGATGCGGACCGGCGCCGCTGCCAGAAAAATTTTCCGGTCCAGATCGTCCACAAAGGTGCGTGGCGCGAGATTGGCCATAAAGGGCATGCCGGTCAGAATGCCCTGCTGTCGGCGCTTTTTCATAACCGCTGCATCCCCGTCGTCGGCGAGCCCCAAGCCAGCCACTAGCAGGCAGCACATCGCAAATAGCCACGGGCTCCGGCCCAGACTTTCTTTACTGCACGCTATGCGCTGACCGCCACAAGCCGTCAAAACAAAAAATCCTCAAGGCCTGAAAGACCCTGAGGATCGTCCCGCAACTCACCTCACCTATTCCCCAGCCCTCGAGGGAAGGTTTGCGTACCAGCCGGGCAGGTCTTCTGGCTTCTGGGGTCTGCAGCTCATCCCCGCGCCTTCCCATCCATTAACTGGACAGTGGCGCTTGCGGGGCATTCCCCAGTCACAGCGGCGGGACCGCGAGGGACTCGCACCCTCTTCCCTTCACCCGGACTGCTTGATATGGTGGAGCGCACTGTAGGGACACCGGCTGCAGCCTGTCAAGTTTAAACTAGGCGCCCCATCCAGGGCTCACCACATCAACGAGAAGATCCAGGGGAGGCGGAAGAATTGACCGTGCCGAACCACGCATAGCGATTTTTAGCAATCACGCGGTAGAGCGCATGGGCCAGCGGACGAAGTACCGGCACCTTCCAAAACACCAGTGCGAGCCAGCCGCCACGCAGGCCTGGTAGCAACGGCACGAACGCATCCAACCCCTTCAGAATAGTCCCGTCCTGCTCAACCAGACACGCTGCGTCGGGCTGGCCGGGCCGGTAGTCGGCGGCCAGACAGTGGGCGGCTTCCTCACTCTGATAGGGCACGAAGCGGACGCCCGGCTGCGTTTCAAGCCGCTCAATCCCCTGCTTGGCCATCACACAGAGCCGGCACTGGCCGTCATAAATGAGAATACGTTGCGGTGTATCGTGCATACCGCAACGCTAGCATCGGCATTGAGCGAAGGCAAGGCGCCGGAGCTTCTGCTATAGTGGTGCCCCATGACTGCCCGGACAGCGACCATCGTCTTATTGATCGCATTACTGGGTGCCGGCTCGGTGCAATTGGCCACGATCGGCACCGATTCCCCGCCCCACATGATTCTTTGGACAACGGTGCTGTTTGGGTTCCCTGTGCTGATCGCCTGCGTGCTGACACGCCAGCGATGGGCGCTCATGGGGGCGGTCATGTACGGCACCGTGGGGCTGGCGCTCGACATCGCGACCGTCGTGCAGGGGATCACAAAGCCGGATGTCCCGCAGATTGTTACGATGCTGAGCGGGCTAACAGGCACACTGAATTTTCTGGTGATCGTCGTCAGCGGGAAGGAGTTCTTGACGATCGGAGAGCCGTTGACGCCTCGAGAATCCCCCCGTCCCAGTCCTCCATCCCCCTCTTGATCCTGAGCCGACGAACCTTCGCAAAGCCGGCCGCGCGCAGCCAGCGCGCCGTGTCACGTGCCGCATAGGTGTTGCCCTCGTCAGTAAACAACAGCATCGTGCCGGCAAAGAGCGTTGCGTCTTGAGGGAATAACCCCTGCCCATCGTGCAGGAAGGCATCCTGGATTAGCAGGCGCCCGCCCGGCGTCAGCGCACGGACCATCTTCCGGAACAGCGTGCAGTTGGTGTTTGGGGAATAGATATGCAGGACGTTAGAGAACCAGATGACGTCGTAGTGCCCGGGAATCGGCTGCGTGACGAAATCCAACGGCAGATAGGAGAGCCGCTTCCCCTGCGGCACGGTCGCAGCGATCTCACGCGCCACGGATAAGGCCGGTGCGCGGTCACAGATCGTCGCACGGAGCGAAGGATGGCTCCTCAAAAAAGCCAGCGCATACGTCCCCGGCCCCCCGCCCAGATCAAGGAGTGTCTTCGCACCGTGCAAATTGATCTGCGTGGCAATTTTCGTCGCCACATCAACTGACCGGTAATGCATCGCCCACGAAAACCGCCGGCGATCGGCCGGATCGTCTGATCCCTTGTCGTCATCCACCGGCCGCCCACGCTTCACCGACTGGGTAAGTTGCGACCAGTCATGCCAATGACTACGCAGCAAATCGAGATAGGCCGAGCGATAGTCCGGACTCTTTTGATTGAGTTCCTGTCGTGCAAAGCGGCTACTCCGATAGCGTGCGCCTGATTTGATGAGCAACCCCGCGCAGGCCAGGTTCCGGCAGAGAATCTCAAGTCCGCGCGCATTGACGCGTAACCGCTTTGCCAACGCCGGCATTGTCCAGCTTGTTGAGCCGACAGCGGTGAACAGATCAAGATCGAGGGCGGTCAGGATAAAACGCGGCAGCCGGTACGCGGCCACCGCATCGCGAAACTGGCCAAACGTATGGATCGAAGATGGCGGCGTCATGCTTTCACGGCAAAGTGCTGTTTGCACCAACGGATCGACTGCATGACCGCGTCTACGTTTAAAAAATCCACTGGCCGCTGGAAGGTAATGGCCACATATTGTTCGGTCATCTCGGTCTGCTCCTCGAACCCCGCATCCCGGAGCGGTTTGCGAAACTTCGCCACCATCGGCTGTAAATAATATTTGGCCTGCTTAGCGAGCTCGTCTGTACCCAGATCTTCTGGCGTGCCGTCAGACAACAAACTCTGAATATCTTCGATATCCATGCCGGCCTGACAGATCAGTCGGCCATCAGGCGTGATTTCCAGAATCCAGCCGTCATCGTTCAACGCAAGCGCCAGCGCCCCACCAGGCTCCAGCTCGTCGAAAGCCGGCTCCGACTGCTGCAGTCTCGTACGGGCTTCCGTCCAAGCCGGCGCGGGAGGAAGCGTGCTTTTCTCGCTCATGCACGGGCCTTCTCGGTCAGACGACCGCGTAACGTCTTCAGCCGACCGATATTTTCTTGCAGCTTGGGCAATTGGTACTTGCGATCCATCGCCACGACCAGTTCAAGCAAGTCAGCGGCCTCCTGCAAGCGGCCCAACTGTTCGTAGCAGCCGGCCAGCACGTACCGCGCTCCCCCGACGCGCAGCTCGTCGCGCATGCGTTCTGCAATCGCCTGGCTGGTCTGGGAGCAGGCCACTGCGTCAGCGTAGCGTTGTTGCATCAAATAGGTCCGGGCTATCATGCGCCAGGCATCGGCCACCCCCCCCTGATCGTCCAACCGCTTCATCAAAGCAACCGATTGTTCGTAGAAGCGTACGGCCTCATCGTACTGGCCGGTTTCGCGGGCTACGAAACCGAGGTCTGACAGCAGTACCGCTTTCGCGGCCTCATCCTTCGCGCGATTGAGAATATCGAGCGCCTCAAGGTAGTAGGCGCGGGCCCGGCCCCACTCACCAGCATCCGCGCGCAAATTGCCAAGATTAGCCAGCGTCGTGCCGATACCCCGTTCATCCCCGAACTGTTTCTGCAGATCCAGCACCTCTTCGTAATGTTTTTGCGCTGCCTCCCGGTGGCCGCTGACACCACAGATATTGGCGAGATTTCCGAGCGTGGTCACAAGCGCACGGCGATCGCCGGTCTTGCGGTCACACTCCAGCGCTTTCATGTAACATTCGTGGGCACTGGTGTAATCGCCACGCGAGAAATGCTGGTTCCCCCGTCGGTTAAGTTGTGCGGAGCCGTGTTCGCGCATGGCTAGAGGAGGAGCGCTTCGACGCTGGCCTTGGCACCGGTCATGATAGAAGTGCCATCCCCAACGAGCAGCGTGTCGAAGTTGTATTTCAGCAGCCGCTTTAATCCGTCGCGAGCTTTGGCAGGATCAGCGAGACGCTCCGCCGGCAGCATGCAAACAGACCCGGGCGGCTTGCCAATCAACGCATCGCCGACAATCAGAATGCCCTTCCCCTGCTGGATGAACAGGGCACATTCACCGGGCGACTTCTGGTCTTTCAGATGTACGGCCCAGATTCCGCCGGCCAGTAATTCACCGTCTTTATATGTCTTGTTGGATTTGACCGTCATCTGCGGCGCGTCAACTTCAGGCAGCCAGACCTGACAGCTGAACTGCTGTTGAAACGCGGCAGCCTCCCGCTCGTGATCGCGATTGGTGATCAGAATGTAATCGATCGCCCCGCCTCGCCCAGCCTGTGCCACGTCTACGGCGGTCATTGGAGGCGGGT is a genomic window of Nitrospira sp. containing:
- the lptG gene encoding LPS export ABC transporter permease LptG encodes the protein MTILFRYMLREVAKVFVMCLSGLMTVYLVIDFFEKVRKFIRYDVDLATMAEYFALRTPGIFFQIAPLAVLMATLLTLGVFARNKEVTAMQSCGISLARIAAPFLLFSLSIAIALFVCSAVIIPYATTQAEYVKTVKIEKKPGALAVTTDRSWIQIGERTLMNFDVVAPDGFTLHGITLYQLGEDFRLVRMTESASAHYTTQGWALQDGVHRYLLPDGTVRLDPFERAPLPLSQTPDDFSAWLSTETEEMTLADLHAYTNRLRKDGYNVARFLTDYYGRIAFPFVSVVMAIVGVALSLRQIGARGRGMAVGIGLALVIGFLYWSTHSVAIALGHSGALTPVLAGWLANLLFVSFGSALFLQVRQ
- a CDS encoding cob(I)yrinic acid a,c-diamide adenosyltransferase — protein: MKRRRSLRITKVYTRTGDAGQTRLAGGQSVWKDTLRVEAYGTVDELNAVLGVALAFAAVRGMDKRVRACLAAELPRVQSKLFDIGGMLATAPGQQFANMPRVTERDVARLEQLMDACQKELPPLKEFLLPGGGGVPALLHQARTVCRRAERVCVRLARQEPVDPQIVPYLNRLSDALFVLSRWVTRRTKGAEALWQRNLD
- a CDS encoding cobalamin-binding protein gives rise to the protein MKKRRQQGILTGMPFMANLAPRTFVDDLDRKIFLAAAPVRIVSLAPSVTEMLFAMGAGGQVVGVTKFCDYPPEAEALPKVSAGTPNIESLVALKPDLVVTSKDFIRPDTLAKLEQLKIPTVVFVDAAVVEDVYRHIQMLGRMLNRQSAADAVVGGMRQQVADITMKTKSRPHPRVLYVLNGDPFVTVGTGSFIHQLIGLAGGINVAQASPVAYPRLSLEEVLRQDPEIIVFPAGVGESVPEEEQRRWRQWTTVTAVKRDRFVQVPSVLLDRPGPRVVEGLDALARQLHPEAFDK
- the lpxD gene encoding UDP-3-O-(3-hydroxymyristoyl)glucosamine N-acyltransferase → MTTRPSPQSVTLNELARAVSAQVHGKADTVLTGVSSLELAQPGDLSFVEHDRFVKAACASRAAAFVVPRPFADLSRPQLVVANPKYALAQLTQQFFMTPYKPSGIAQPIAQGADVQIGPDVSIWPFVTLGDRVKIGARVTLYPGVFIGDDSVLGDDCLLYPNVTIRERCEIGRRVVIHSGTVIGSDGFGYVQEQGRHHKIPQIGTVLIEDDVELGANVAVDRAAFGKTVVKRGTKVDNLVQIAHNVTVGEHNILVAQVGIAGSTMLGSHVIVGGQAGLADHIEVGDRVQIAARSGVNRSLAGNQIVSGTPAIPHAISIKAQAVVSRLPELRQQVRDLLHRVTELESRAAKGSPRARNKRTL
- a CDS encoding iron ABC transporter permease, which encodes MADARTASRLLPATLTRGRWLSTIAALTGVSLVTLLICLQIGLERIGLADLMAMVMRLVRQEAAPDGAATAQLIVVHIRLPRILLGFLVGGCLAAVGVGLQALLRNPLADPYVLGISSGASVGAAIAVVLHLVPAVVPVCAFGGGLLVLLVLYRLAVSCGPLAVHTLLLGGVIVSALCSALIMFVTSLVDPARAFQIIAWLMGTLSAPDYATMGWLALCLALGLGLLFRHAHALNLLTTGEESARSMGVDVERVKRQVFVVTALLVGVVVSVSGLIGFVGMVVPHAVRMVVGADHRLLLPAAGLVGGALLVVADTVARVILLPAELPVGIVTALIGAPVFLYLLMTRKGGLA
- a CDS encoding ABC transporter ATP-binding protein, whose product is MSAMTVERVPAYRISDLRFAYGSDASNHPAVTDMRCEIAQGEIVGLLGPNGSGKSTVLKLLAGLLMPQDGGVHIYDRPLAHLPPDELARAVAFVPQQQPAWFPFTIAEVVLMGRFPHHRARGGWLGFGWETREDLCQAEAAMEIMDVMHLAGRSIDDVSGGERQRALIARALAQAPAILLLDEPTAFLDLSHQVEICQALRRLHDDRGLTVVWASHDLNLASQYCDRLLLLDRGSVARIGTPAEVLRSDLITSVYGCPVLVDAHPVSGVPRVTLPGQAVSGAR
- a CDS encoding TonB-dependent receptor; translated protein: MSNGFSFVRVCLVTTAVMTANVALVSAEETSLSREADTSVIEVQEVVTSATKTALPASQVTSAIEVIDGEEIQRKRIKTVIEALRLAQGVFAFSQGGPGGLANVRIRGADTKHTLVAIDGVIVNSPTNGAYDFAHLTTDNIDRIEILRGAQGMLYGADAVGGVISITTKRGTGKPAGSAFFEYGSFATTREGVQASGAEGSVDYSLSLSRWQTGGISALNYKRGAYERDGYRNWQGSGKLGVALPHDGRLELNMRWLTAHNAMDSSPASDVFGANNTNRALMVSGAYSQRITSWWDQKLTVAQNQEFQASVSGSLQRNVRTGVVDTPYQSPSNLDIRNKRLEWQHNVQVGKPLLLTGGYQFREEQGNSSGFYGSAQPNRLLSTHSGFTQAQLNVENRLILTGGVRQDRYNTFGDATTYRVTGGFLLHETGTKLRSSYGTGFRTPTLNDLFYENSSKPDLKPEKSRSFDVGVDQTLWGGRAQVSATYFWNHFRNLLVFQNSHSLCPASSSYGCPININQARTQGWELAGTVTLRENLQVKMQYTMTVDRNLTDKTRLPRRPMDMASAGLSWQPVVGAQLNMDWRFVGARNDTKNNLPSERQGSFGVVNLSGSYDFATHWQAFGRIENLFNQDYEEVLFYGTPTRSVFGGVKFTY
- a CDS encoding acyl carrier protein codes for the protein MNQRVVIAGLGVYLKRPPATSDLRHALRDDLGLDSMPTIELLDTIEDACDLQIPNQNLPQRARASDCDSLRGAPARKTGFRFSPGSRASQDTC